In the Leptotrichia sp. oral taxon 212 genome, one interval contains:
- the moaA gene encoding GTP 3',8-cyclase MoaA, which yields MKDQFGREINYLRLSVTDNCNLRCIYCMPEDSKNESDNNNLTINEYYRTVEILAKLGIRKVRITGGEPLTRKGIDELIGKINTIPEIKEIAITTNGILLDTYLDNFIKDGVTSLNISIDSVNKENFNKITRGGDLCRVTESLRKARDNGIKIKLNTVIIKGSNDHEISDLVKFAIENNVDIRFIELMPIGCARNLKGMKSQEIIEFLKKNSNIKVEENRIESHKINEELRAGPAQYYNISGTATRIGFISPLSSCFCDECNRIRVTSDGKMKQCLYYRGNIDLKELFRTENITDEELIKILEREIYTKNRKHEFNDYKKHNEKREERIMSSIGG from the coding sequence ATGAAAGATCAATTTGGAAGAGAAATCAACTACTTGAGGCTTTCTGTCACAGACAACTGTAACCTCAGGTGTATTTACTGTATGCCTGAAGATTCAAAAAATGAATCTGATAATAATAATTTAACTATAAATGAGTATTACAGAACAGTAGAAATTCTTGCAAAACTTGGAATACGAAAAGTGAGAATTACAGGCGGGGAACCTCTTACAAGAAAAGGAATAGATGAATTGATAGGAAAAATCAATACTATTCCCGAAATAAAAGAAATTGCAATTACAACTAATGGGATACTTCTTGATACATATTTAGATAATTTTATAAAAGATGGTGTTACTTCATTAAATATAAGCATAGATTCTGTAAATAAAGAAAATTTTAATAAAATTACCCGTGGAGGAGACTTATGTAGAGTAACAGAATCCTTGAGAAAAGCCCGGGATAACGGAATAAAAATTAAGCTTAACACTGTAATTATAAAAGGATCAAACGATCATGAAATTTCTGATTTAGTAAAGTTTGCTATAGAAAATAATGTTGATATAAGATTTATAGAACTTATGCCTATAGGGTGTGCAAGAAATCTGAAAGGAATGAAAAGTCAGGAGATTATAGAATTTCTTAAGAAAAACTCCAATATAAAAGTAGAGGAAAACAGAATAGAGAGTCATAAAATTAATGAAGAATTGAGGGCCGGACCTGCCCAGTACTATAATATTTCAGGAACAGCAACAAGGATAGGATTTATTTCTCCGTTAAGCAGCTGCTTCTGTGATGAATGTAACAGGATAAGAGTTACATCTGACGGAAAAATGAAACAATGTCTTTACTATAGAGGTAATATTGATTTAAAAGAACTTTTCAGGACTGAAAATATTACAGATGAAGAACTTATAAAAATACTCGAAAGGGAAATTTATACAAAAAACAGGAAACATGAGTTTAATGATTATAAAAAGCATAATGAAAAAAGAGAAGAAAGAATTATGAGTTCAATAGGAGGATGA